The following are encoded together in the Mesoterricola sediminis genome:
- a CDS encoding DUF1573 domain-containing protein, which yields MRSPLLLLTVPALCWAQGPVISVDRPHHDFGRIDGDSRVTHRFRISNRGGANLNISRLNPSCGCTSTVIGQWTLKPGESTEVEAAFNPAGFRGTVRKSIQVVSDDPANPNLTLTFEAEIVREITPSQDSVFFQGVRRTGTTKHAVKLTSGTGRPVRVTRIDAPGAKYLSFGIRPEGGNVWVDIALDGAALPAHQMVGTDAVAIQTDNPRAPLLNVTVQWEAYQALTATPPRVAIAEAPGREHRQKILVANADRKPFRILSARATSSLLRVEGLGGGASDRHELTIVMDARAKAGLYNERITLTTDSPDQREFELRVAASLR from the coding sequence ATGCGATCACCCCTGCTGCTGCTCACGGTTCCGGCCCTCTGCTGGGCCCAGGGGCCGGTCATTTCCGTGGACCGCCCCCACCACGATTTCGGCCGCATCGACGGCGACAGCCGCGTCACCCACCGGTTCCGGATCTCCAACAGGGGCGGGGCGAACCTCAACATCTCCCGGCTGAACCCCTCCTGCGGCTGCACCTCCACGGTCATCGGCCAGTGGACCCTCAAGCCCGGCGAGAGCACGGAGGTCGAGGCCGCGTTCAATCCGGCCGGCTTCCGGGGCACGGTCCGGAAGTCCATCCAGGTGGTCTCGGACGACCCCGCCAACCCGAACCTCACGCTCACCTTCGAGGCGGAGATCGTCCGGGAGATCACCCCCTCCCAGGATTCGGTGTTCTTCCAGGGCGTCCGCCGCACGGGGACCACGAAGCACGCCGTCAAGCTCACCTCCGGCACGGGCCGCCCCGTCCGGGTGACCCGCATCGACGCGCCGGGCGCGAAGTACCTCTCCTTCGGGATCCGCCCCGAGGGCGGCAACGTCTGGGTGGACATCGCCCTCGACGGGGCGGCCCTGCCCGCGCACCAGATGGTGGGCACGGACGCCGTCGCGATCCAGACCGACAACCCCCGGGCCCCGCTCCTCAACGTGACCGTCCAGTGGGAGGCCTACCAGGCCCTCACCGCGACGCCCCCCCGCGTCGCCATCGCCGAGGCCCCTGGCCGGGAGCACCGCCAGAAGATCCTCGTCGCGAACGCCGACCGCAAGCCCTTCCGGATCCTCTCCGCCAGGGCCACCAGCTCGCTCCTGCGCGTCGAGGGGCTCGGCGGCGGAGCCTCGGACCGCCACGAGCTCACGATCGTGATGGACGCCCGCGCCAAGGCCGGCCTCTACAACGAACGCATCACCCTCACCACCGACAGCCCCGACCAGCGGGAATTCGAACTGCGCGTCGCCGCCTCCCTCCGCTGA
- a CDS encoding glycosyltransferase family 9 protein, whose product MRFLLGRTDALGDVVISLPVRERILSRMPEAEVHWLVRPYAAPLLRGLGTVHLREDGQDLAALLRAIAPDAVLNLGHRDQAIITAARAAGVPVRVARSRGRQIWEATHVLWNGRNGTGRPEAMNVLDFLKPWGWEGGWPAPPRLVLDAAERERGRADLAHLPRPRLGVATRSSGSSAYPSAAWWDRALAVVREAGWTPVILSPPEDAPLPPADLRGLLARIAACDVFLGPSTGPTQIAGALDVPTLALMGLTSNRGPSRWAPLGRRVQVLQYPPPEADLSGGMDRLDPRDLLPHLARLAQPEA is encoded by the coding sequence ATGCGATTTCTGCTCGGCAGGACCGACGCCCTGGGGGACGTCGTCATCTCCCTTCCCGTGAGGGAGCGCATCCTCTCCCGGATGCCGGAGGCCGAGGTGCACTGGCTCGTGCGCCCCTACGCCGCCCCCCTCCTGCGGGGCCTGGGGACGGTCCACCTCCGGGAGGACGGCCAGGACCTCGCCGCCCTCCTGCGGGCCATCGCCCCGGACGCCGTCCTCAACCTGGGCCACCGGGACCAGGCGATCATCACCGCGGCGCGCGCGGCGGGGGTTCCGGTCCGGGTCGCCCGGAGCCGGGGCCGCCAGATCTGGGAGGCCACCCACGTGCTGTGGAACGGCCGCAACGGCACGGGGCGCCCCGAGGCCATGAACGTCCTCGACTTCCTCAAGCCCTGGGGCTGGGAGGGGGGCTGGCCCGCCCCGCCCCGGCTGGTCCTGGACGCGGCGGAGCGGGAGCGGGGCCGGGCGGACCTCGCCCACCTGCCCCGCCCCCGCCTGGGCGTGGCCACCCGTTCCTCCGGGTCCTCGGCCTACCCCAGCGCCGCCTGGTGGGACCGGGCCCTGGCGGTGGTGCGGGAGGCCGGCTGGACACCCGTCATCCTGTCCCCCCCCGAGGACGCCCCCCTGCCCCCCGCCGACCTGCGGGGCCTGCTGGCCCGCATCGCGGCCTGCGACGTCTTCCTGGGCCCCTCCACGGGCCCCACCCAGATCGCCGGGGCCCTGGACGTGCCCACCCTCGCCCTCATGGGGCTCACCTCCAACCGGGGCCCGAGCCGCTGGGCGCCCCTCGGCCGCCGGGTCCAGGTGCTCCAGTATCCGCCCCCCGAGGCGGACCTCTCCGGCGGCATGGACCGCCTCGACCCCCGCGACCTGCTGCCCCACCTGGCGCGCCTCGCCCAGCCGGAGGCATGA
- the rfaD gene encoding ADP-glyceromanno-heptose 6-epimerase — protein MLIVTGGAGFIGSNTVKELNRRGRTDILVVDNLERAEKFRNLADLTIQDYLDKRDFRARLDAGTFDLKVDFILHNGACSDTMGTDGRYMLENNFGDSKALLNYALSKGIPFVYASSAATYGASRAFVPEPANERPLNVYGYSKLLFDQHVRTLLPHAASPVVGLRYFNVYGPREQHKGRMMSVLHQLLRQLRETGVCRLFDGTDGFGPGGQVRDFVHVGDVIDIGLAFATGPLVKGIFNAGTGKARSFNAIAETLIRHLGQGRIEYIPFPRELEGKYQSFTQADLTTLRQAGYTRPMTELEEGIRLTLEELEA, from the coding sequence ATGCTGATCGTCACCGGCGGCGCCGGATTCATCGGAAGCAACACCGTCAAGGAGCTGAACCGGCGGGGCCGGACGGATATCCTCGTCGTCGACAACCTGGAGCGGGCCGAGAAGTTCCGGAACCTGGCCGACCTCACCATCCAGGACTACCTGGACAAGCGGGACTTCCGGGCCCGCCTCGACGCCGGCACCTTCGACCTCAAGGTGGACTTCATCCTCCACAACGGGGCCTGCTCGGACACCATGGGCACCGACGGCCGCTACATGCTCGAGAACAACTTCGGGGATTCCAAGGCCCTCCTCAACTACGCCCTCTCCAAGGGCATCCCCTTCGTCTACGCCAGCAGCGCCGCGACGTACGGGGCCAGCCGGGCCTTCGTGCCCGAGCCCGCCAACGAGCGTCCCCTCAACGTGTACGGCTACTCCAAGCTCCTCTTCGACCAGCACGTGCGCACCCTCCTGCCCCACGCGGCGAGCCCGGTGGTGGGACTCCGCTACTTCAACGTCTACGGCCCCCGGGAGCAGCACAAGGGCCGCATGATGTCCGTCCTCCACCAGCTCCTGCGCCAGCTGCGGGAGACGGGGGTCTGCCGCCTCTTCGACGGCACCGACGGCTTCGGGCCCGGCGGCCAGGTGCGGGACTTCGTCCACGTGGGCGACGTCATCGACATCGGCCTCGCCTTCGCCACCGGCCCCCTGGTCAAGGGCATCTTCAACGCCGGCACCGGCAAGGCCCGCAGCTTCAACGCCATCGCCGAGACCCTCATCCGCCACCTGGGCCAGGGCCGCATCGAGTACATCCCCTTCCCCAGGGAACTCGAGGGCAAGTACCAGAGCTTCACCCAGGCCGACCTCACGACCCTCCGCCAAGCCGGCTACACCCGGCCCATGACCGAGCTGGAGGAGGGCATCCGCCTCACCCTCGAGGAGCTGGAAGCCTAG
- a CDS encoding glycosyltransferase family 9 protein, translating to MGAPPPPGATWVRFPRFVGDAVMQFPVLRALRAVGAGPLVVWGPAATVALVDGHPLADAVIPDVGRPGPWAMAALLRTHRAARSVHFPKSLRPALAAFLARVPERIGVDESLAGLFNTHSAPFWGAPGHFLDRYHAVLAQRWPGLPPLPPADYTPPGTVALPGAPYLCLMPGSMWPSKAWPADHFRRVAAIARAAGLQIAVLGAPAERELCAQVIQPGDLDLVGRTTLVEAAAWLKGARAALGNDSGLCHLAAACGTPTLALFGPTDATDCAPVGPRAATLRLDGIPCAPCRKRVCAVAGHPCLAQLGPERAWSALEALVSR from the coding sequence ATGGGCGCCCCGCCCCCGCCGGGCGCCACCTGGGTGCGCTTCCCCCGCTTCGTGGGGGACGCGGTCATGCAGTTCCCCGTGCTCCGGGCCCTGCGGGCGGTGGGCGCCGGCCCCCTCGTCGTCTGGGGCCCCGCCGCCACGGTCGCCCTCGTGGACGGCCATCCGCTGGCCGACGCGGTGATCCCGGACGTGGGCCGGCCCGGCCCCTGGGCCATGGCCGCCCTCCTGCGGACCCACCGGGCCGCCCGCAGCGTCCACTTCCCCAAATCCCTCCGGCCGGCCCTCGCCGCCTTCCTCGCCCGGGTCCCGGAGCGCATCGGGGTGGACGAGAGCCTGGCGGGCCTCTTCAACACCCACAGCGCCCCCTTCTGGGGGGCCCCGGGCCACTTCCTCGACCGCTACCACGCGGTCCTCGCCCAGCGCTGGCCGGGCCTGCCCCCCCTGCCCCCCGCCGACTACACGCCCCCCGGGACCGTGGCCCTGCCCGGGGCCCCCTACCTCTGCCTGATGCCCGGCTCCATGTGGCCTTCCAAGGCCTGGCCGGCGGATCACTTCCGGCGCGTCGCGGCCATCGCCCGGGCCGCCGGGCTCCAGATCGCGGTCCTGGGCGCCCCCGCCGAGCGGGAGCTCTGCGCCCAGGTCATCCAGCCCGGGGACCTGGACCTGGTCGGCCGCACGACCCTCGTGGAGGCGGCCGCCTGGCTCAAGGGGGCCCGCGCCGCCCTGGGCAACGACTCCGGGCTCTGCCACCTGGCCGCGGCCTGCGGCACCCCGACCCTCGCCCTCTTCGGCCCCACGGACGCCACGGACTGCGCCCCCGTGGGCCCCCGGGCGGCCACCCTCCGCCTGGACGGCATCCCCTGCGCCCCCTGCAGGAAGCGGGTGTGCGCCGTGGCGGGCCACCCCTGCCTGGCGCAGCTCGGGCCCGAACGGGCCTGGTCGGCCCTGGAGGCCCTGGTTTCACGCTAG
- a CDS encoding DMT family transporter, which translates to MTASSSGARHATAVAGTIATAFVWGASFAAMKFILQAGLSVGAMLTVRFGIGTVCLGLLLAVLQVRPRWPEVRDGLVLGVILTIVFWLQAGGLVTTTTTKSGFITGLYVLFTPMASVLLGHRLRIAHALGALVATGGLFLLVRTPGASLGGWNSGDSLTLACAVGCGFHIAYTGIFSRRSSGWVLAFTQVATLACLSLAITAFLPAPHGFQTARAALAAPGVWTSLLYLGVLATSLAFYLMSTLQAHLGSTEAAILYSLEPVFTALLAMTGWVPGIRERLSPLQLLGGAIILGAMILAEVGPRWMARFGDARPELDG; encoded by the coding sequence ATGACAGCATCCTCATCCGGCGCGCGGCACGCCACGGCCGTCGCCGGCACCATCGCCACGGCCTTCGTCTGGGGCGCCAGTTTCGCGGCCATGAAGTTCATCCTCCAGGCCGGCCTCAGCGTGGGCGCCATGCTCACCGTGCGGTTCGGCATCGGGACGGTCTGCCTGGGCCTCCTCCTCGCGGTCCTCCAGGTGAGGCCCCGGTGGCCCGAGGTGCGGGACGGGCTCGTGCTCGGGGTCATCCTGACGATCGTCTTCTGGCTCCAGGCCGGGGGCCTCGTGACGACGACGACGACCAAGTCCGGGTTCATCACCGGCCTCTACGTGCTCTTCACGCCCATGGCCAGCGTGCTCCTCGGCCACCGGCTCCGGATCGCCCACGCCCTGGGGGCCCTGGTCGCCACGGGGGGCCTGTTCCTCCTCGTCCGGACCCCGGGGGCCAGCCTCGGAGGCTGGAACAGCGGCGACAGCCTGACCCTCGCCTGCGCCGTGGGCTGCGGCTTCCACATCGCCTACACGGGCATCTTCTCCCGGCGTTCCAGCGGGTGGGTGCTGGCCTTCACGCAGGTGGCCACCCTGGCCTGCCTCTCCCTGGCCATCACCGCCTTCCTCCCCGCGCCCCACGGCTTCCAGACGGCCCGCGCGGCCCTGGCCGCCCCCGGCGTCTGGACGAGCCTCCTCTACCTCGGGGTGCTGGCCACCTCCCTGGCCTTCTATCTCATGTCCACCCTCCAGGCCCACCTCGGCAGCACCGAGGCCGCCATCCTCTACTCCCTGGAGCCCGTGTTCACGGCCCTGCTGGCCATGACCGGCTGGGTCCCGGGCATCCGGGAGCGCCTGTCGCCCCTCCAGCTCCTGGGCGGCGCCATCATCCTCGGCGCCATGATCCTGGCGGAGGTGGGCCCGCGGTGGATGGCCCGGTTCGGCGATGCGCGCCCGGAGCTCGACGGTTGA